The proteins below are encoded in one region of Rhizobacter sp.:
- a CDS encoding MarR family transcriptional regulator has product MAGHLIRRLHQQSMQVFQAQTQAAGFDLTSVQFASLDAIAQQPGIDQASLAATISFDRATIGGVVDRLEQKGLVQREVSPHDRRARLLQLTREGKQLLAAVRPVVVDLQADILAPLSAREQATFVALARKALGLVD; this is encoded by the coding sequence ATGGCGGGGCATTTGATCCGCCGCCTGCACCAGCAGTCGATGCAGGTGTTTCAGGCGCAGACGCAGGCCGCGGGCTTCGACCTGACCTCGGTGCAGTTCGCCTCGCTCGACGCGATTGCGCAGCAGCCCGGCATCGACCAGGCGAGCCTCGCCGCCACCATCAGCTTCGACCGCGCCACCATCGGCGGCGTGGTCGATCGCCTGGAGCAGAAGGGCCTGGTGCAGCGCGAGGTGAGCCCGCACGACCGCCGCGCCCGCCTGCTGCAGCTCACGCGCGAAGGCAAGCAACTGCTGGCCGCCGTGCGGCCGGTGGTGGTGGATTTGCAGGCCGACATCCTCGCGCCGCTGAGCGCGCGGGAGCAGGCCACCTTCGTGGCGCTGGCGCGCAAGGCCCTGGGGCTGGTCGACTGA
- a CDS encoding GGDEF domain-containing protein, translating into MSNLTPSEIAFLMLAMVQAVAAVMWGLGAWWIRETRAAAAHWSAYAACSATAFIYLGTHLAALPMAGVLLAIAGLALLQQGVWHFTGQKRRYVPHAALLATAALASWIGADPAWRREQAVVHYTITMTLYLWTAWDLYRYARHTLGLRFPWVLAVPLLLAGVNSAGRALRTALKPDALATEIASHSSLNVGTAMAVVAVIAMLHAMLMALVVARLIQQLRWRARHDGLTGLLNRRAMQEAIDEQLHRSRRVGDTFAVVMVDLDHFKSINDRHGHAAGDQALKHTAALLQTHVREVDRVGRFGGEEFIVLLPGVGLAQAAQTAEALRAHLAAQQVPREGGPLALSASFGVAEWKGPSEEPSRLLMRADEALYRAKRAGRNQVQATNDEMPNVFHDDTGHAPFDPIAA; encoded by the coding sequence ATGTCGAATCTCACGCCTTCTGAAATTGCGTTCTTGATGCTGGCGATGGTGCAGGCCGTCGCGGCGGTGATGTGGGGCCTGGGCGCCTGGTGGATCCGCGAGACGCGCGCGGCCGCCGCGCACTGGTCGGCCTACGCGGCCTGCAGCGCCACCGCCTTCATCTACCTTGGCACCCACCTCGCGGCGCTGCCGATGGCCGGCGTCCTGCTCGCCATCGCCGGGCTTGCGCTGCTGCAGCAAGGCGTGTGGCACTTCACCGGGCAGAAGCGGCGCTACGTGCCGCACGCCGCGCTGCTGGCCACCGCCGCGCTGGCCTCGTGGATCGGCGCCGACCCGGCCTGGCGCCGCGAGCAGGCGGTGGTGCATTACACCATCACCATGACGCTCTACCTCTGGACGGCGTGGGACCTCTACCGCTACGCGCGCCACACGCTCGGCCTGCGCTTCCCGTGGGTGCTGGCGGTGCCGCTGCTGCTCGCGGGCGTGAACTCGGCCGGCCGCGCGCTGCGCACCGCGCTCAAGCCCGATGCGCTGGCCACCGAGATCGCCTCGCACAGCTCGCTCAACGTGGGCACCGCGATGGCGGTGGTGGCGGTGATCGCGATGCTGCACGCCATGCTGATGGCGCTGGTGGTGGCGCGCCTCATCCAGCAGCTGCGCTGGCGCGCCCGGCACGACGGGCTCACCGGCCTCTTGAACCGCCGCGCCATGCAGGAAGCCATCGACGAGCAGCTGCACCGCAGCCGCCGCGTGGGCGACACCTTCGCGGTGGTGATGGTCGACCTCGACCACTTCAAGTCGATCAACGACCGCCACGGGCACGCCGCCGGCGACCAGGCCCTGAAGCACACGGCCGCGCTCTTGCAAACCCACGTGCGCGAGGTCGACCGCGTGGGCCGCTTCGGTGGCGAGGAGTTCATCGTGCTGCTGCCCGGCGTGGGCCTCGCCCAGGCGGCGCAGACCGCCGAGGCGCTGCGCGCCCACCTCGCCGCGCAGCAGGTGCCGCGCGAGGGTGGGCCGCTCGCCCTCTCGGCCAGCTTCGGCGTGGCCGAATGGAAGGGCCCGAGTGAAGAGCCCTCGCGCCTCTTGATGCGCGCCGACGAGGCGCTCTACCGCGCCAAGCGCGCAGGCCGCAACCAGGTGCAGGCGACGAACGACGAGATGCCCAACGTCTTCCACGACGACACCGGCCACGCGCCCTTCGATCCCATCGCAGCCTGA
- a CDS encoding dehydrogenase: MSYMLLIHEPVGQRAERGEAEGRVLYDRMLSWGATLKARGVLVASESLKSLDESAARLQVRGGKTLVLDGPFAEAKEMVGGFFLLNCTTREEAVAIAATCPAAEWATVEVRGIAPCYE, translated from the coding sequence ATGTCCTACATGCTGCTCATCCACGAACCGGTCGGCCAGCGTGCCGAGCGCGGCGAGGCCGAAGGCCGGGTCCTTTACGACCGCATGCTGAGCTGGGGGGCGACGCTCAAGGCGCGCGGGGTGCTCGTCGCCAGCGAGTCGCTCAAGTCGCTCGACGAAAGCGCTGCGCGCCTGCAGGTGCGCGGCGGCAAGACCTTGGTGCTCGATGGCCCGTTCGCCGAGGCGAAGGAAATGGTGGGCGGCTTCTTCCTCCTCAACTGCACCACGCGCGAGGAAGCCGTCGCCATTGCCGCCACCTGCCCGGCCGCCGAATGGGCGACGGTCGAGGTGCGGGGCATCGCGCCCTGCTACGAGTGA
- a CDS encoding YciI family protein, whose product MRFMIIVKATPAADAAAAMPTEAEMATMADYHEQLVKAGVLLDAAGLQPSARGWRVSYDAQGRKRVVDGPFAETKEHVAGYTLIQVRSAEEALEWSRRFPSPFPGSECHIEVRQLLEADDFTPGDAVERFKAIDVLARTTRH is encoded by the coding sequence ATGCGATTCATGATCATCGTCAAGGCCACGCCGGCGGCCGACGCCGCAGCCGCGATGCCCACCGAGGCCGAGATGGCCACGATGGCCGACTACCACGAGCAGCTGGTGAAGGCCGGCGTGCTGCTCGACGCGGCCGGGCTGCAACCCAGCGCCCGCGGCTGGCGCGTGAGCTACGACGCGCAGGGCCGCAAGCGTGTCGTCGACGGCCCCTTCGCCGAGACCAAGGAGCACGTGGCCGGCTACACGCTGATCCAGGTGCGCTCGGCGGAAGAGGCGCTGGAATGGTCGCGCCGCTTCCCGTCGCCCTTCCCGGGCAGCGAGTGCCACATCGAAGTGCGCCAGCTCCTCGAAGCCGACGACTTCACCCCCGGCGACGCGGTCGAGCGCTTCAAGGCCATCGACGTGCTCGCCCGCACCACGCGTCACTGA
- a CDS encoding SRPBCC family protein, with the protein MAKILITFAVVLVVALGTLLAVAARKPDTFRFERSITIAASPEKIHPLINDLHRFNSWNPYNKKDPAMKTAYRGPQAGPGAAYDFDGNGNVGRGTLSIVEPSGPNRVSMKLDMTAPMEAHNLIDFTLQPQGTGTHVTWAMHGPTPFLAKVMHTILDMDKMLGTDLDAGLADLKALAERA; encoded by the coding sequence ATGGCCAAGATCCTCATCACCTTCGCCGTCGTGCTCGTGGTCGCGCTCGGCACGCTGCTGGCCGTCGCCGCGCGCAAGCCCGACACCTTCCGCTTCGAGCGTTCGATCACCATCGCCGCGAGCCCCGAGAAGATCCACCCGCTGATCAACGACCTCCACCGCTTCAACAGCTGGAACCCGTACAACAAGAAAGACCCGGCGATGAAGACCGCCTACCGCGGCCCGCAGGCCGGCCCGGGCGCGGCCTATGACTTCGATGGCAACGGCAACGTGGGCCGCGGCACGCTGTCGATCGTCGAGCCCTCCGGCCCGAACAGGGTCTCGATGAAGCTCGACATGACGGCCCCGATGGAAGCCCACAACCTGATCGACTTCACCTTGCAGCCCCAGGGCACCGGCACCCACGTGACCTGGGCGATGCACGGCCCCACGCCTTTCCTCGCCAAGGTGATGCACACGATCCTCGACATGGACAAGATGCTCGGCACCGACCTCGACGCCGGCCTGGCCGACCTGAAGGCGCTCGCTGAACGTGCCTGA
- a CDS encoding glyoxalase/bleomycin resistance/extradiol dioxygenase family protein, whose product MTHDMIFVNLPVKDLPRSRAFFEALGYHFNPEFSNSEGACCVISDHIYAMLLTEPFFKTFTKKQIADANQSIETLISLSCTSREQVDEIVAKAVAAGGVADVKQDYGFMYSHGFHDLDGHGWGLVYMVPGATPNA is encoded by the coding sequence ATGACCCACGACATGATCTTCGTGAACCTCCCCGTGAAAGACCTGCCGCGCTCGCGCGCCTTCTTCGAGGCGCTTGGCTACCACTTCAACCCCGAGTTCAGCAACAGCGAAGGTGCCTGTTGCGTGATCAGCGATCACATCTACGCGATGCTGCTCACCGAGCCCTTCTTCAAGACCTTCACGAAGAAGCAGATCGCCGATGCGAACCAGAGCATCGAGACGCTCATCTCTCTCTCGTGCACCAGCCGCGAGCAGGTCGACGAGATCGTGGCCAAGGCCGTGGCGGCCGGTGGCGTGGCCGACGTGAAGCAGGACTACGGCTTCATGTACTCGCACGGCTTCCACGACCTCGACGGCCACGGCTGGGGGCTCGTCTACATGGTGCCGGGGGCAACGCCCAACGCCTGA
- a CDS encoding RNA polymerase sigma factor, with protein sequence MTTETTHQAITAVWRIEAAKIIASVARMVRDVGLAEELAQDALVSALEHWPKDGVPDNPAAWLMTTAKRRALDQLRHHKLAAEKHEQIGHELEAQEALIVPDFVDALDAARADEIGDDMLRLIFTACHPVLSTEARVALTLKMLGGLSTAEIARAFLVPEPTVAQRIVRAKRTLAAAKVPFELPRGDTLAPRLGSVLEVIYLVFNEGYTATAGDDWMRPALCDEAVRLGRILAGLAPSEPEVHGLIALMELQASRTAARTDAEGKPVLLMAQDRNRWDQLLIRRGLSALERAEALASGTPGPYVLQAAIAACHARAHGADETDWLQIAALYDALAQVQPSPVVELNRAVAVSMAYGPAEALAIVDTMRDDPALKSYQWLPSVRGDLLAKLDRREEARAEFERAAALAGNAREREFLLERARAMLN encoded by the coding sequence ATGACCACCGAGACGACCCACCAAGCCATCACGGCCGTCTGGCGCATCGAAGCGGCCAAGATCATCGCCAGCGTGGCGCGCATGGTGCGCGACGTGGGCCTGGCCGAAGAGCTGGCGCAAGACGCGCTGGTGAGTGCGCTGGAGCATTGGCCGAAAGACGGCGTGCCCGACAACCCCGCCGCCTGGCTGATGACCACCGCCAAGCGCCGCGCCCTCGACCAGCTGCGCCACCACAAACTCGCCGCCGAGAAACACGAGCAGATCGGCCATGAACTCGAAGCGCAGGAGGCCCTGATCGTGCCGGACTTCGTCGACGCCCTCGACGCCGCCCGCGCCGACGAGATCGGCGACGACATGCTGCGCCTGATCTTCACCGCCTGCCACCCGGTGCTCAGCACCGAGGCACGCGTGGCGCTCACGCTCAAGATGCTGGGCGGCCTGTCGACGGCCGAGATCGCGCGTGCCTTCCTCGTGCCCGAGCCCACCGTCGCACAGCGCATCGTGCGCGCCAAGCGCACCTTGGCCGCGGCCAAGGTGCCCTTCGAGCTGCCGCGGGGCGACACGCTCGCGCCGCGCCTGGGCTCGGTGCTGGAGGTGATCTACCTCGTCTTCAACGAGGGCTACACCGCCACCGCCGGCGACGACTGGATGCGCCCTGCGCTGTGCGACGAAGCGGTGCGCCTCGGTCGCATCCTCGCCGGCCTGGCACCCAGCGAGCCCGAGGTGCATGGCCTCATCGCGCTGATGGAGCTGCAGGCCTCACGCACCGCCGCGCGCACCGACGCCGAAGGCAAGCCCGTGCTGCTGATGGCGCAAGACCGCAACCGGTGGGACCAACTGCTCATCCGTCGCGGCCTCTCGGCGCTGGAGCGTGCCGAGGCGCTCGCCTCGGGCACGCCCGGGCCCTACGTGCTGCAGGCCGCCATCGCCGCCTGCCATGCGCGTGCCCATGGGGCCGACGAGACCGACTGGCTGCAGATCGCCGCGCTCTACGACGCGCTGGCGCAGGTGCAACCTTCGCCGGTGGTCGAACTCAACCGCGCCGTCGCGGTGAGCATGGCCTACGGGCCGGCCGAGGCGCTGGCGATCGTCGACACCATGCGCGACGACCCGGCGCTCAAGAGTTACCAGTGGCTGCCCAGCGTGCGCGGCGACCTGCTCGCCAAGCTCGACCGGCGCGAGGAAGCGCGCGCCGAGTTCGAGCGCGCGGCGGCGCTGGCCGGCAATGCGCGCGAGCGCGAGTTCCTGCTGGAGCGCGCACGCGCGATGCTCAACTGA
- a CDS encoding TCR/Tet family MFS transporter, whose amino-acid sequence MPFTSAFANVFHRQAAVGFILVTAALDIVALGIIIPVLPKLIEQFVGSNAQAGVLNGLFIALWALMQFVASPIIGSLSDRYGRRPVLLLSSLGLAADYVLMALAPNLWWLAVGRLIAGITTSSFTTAFAYLADITPPEKRARVYGLVGAAFSGGFVAGPLLGGLLGEWSPRAPFWAAAALGGITFLYGLFVLPESLPPEKRMAFSWKRANPFGALTLLRSHPELSGLAGVNFLLHFAHHLFSAVFVLYAGYRYGWGAAQVGGLLALVGILDMLMQGVVVGPVVKRLGDGPTMVLGLSFGAVGIACMGLAPNGWLFVAAMFPNGLWGLAMPTLQSLMTRRVSESEQGQLQGANNSVASIAGVLSPLFFGWVYSVSVGSEAWVHLPGLAFFIAALVLASGALLGWRTSGRGRVS is encoded by the coding sequence ATGCCTTTCACCAGTGCTTTCGCCAACGTCTTCCACCGCCAGGCCGCGGTGGGTTTCATCCTCGTCACCGCCGCGCTCGACATCGTGGCGCTCGGCATCATCATTCCGGTGCTGCCCAAGCTCATCGAGCAGTTCGTCGGCTCCAACGCGCAGGCCGGCGTGCTCAACGGGCTCTTCATCGCGCTGTGGGCGCTGATGCAGTTCGTGGCCTCGCCCATCATCGGCTCGCTGTCGGATCGGTACGGTCGGCGGCCGGTGCTGCTGCTGTCGTCGCTGGGGCTCGCGGCCGACTACGTGCTGATGGCGCTCGCGCCCAACCTGTGGTGGCTGGCGGTGGGGCGGCTCATCGCCGGCATCACCACCTCGAGCTTCACCACCGCGTTCGCCTACCTCGCCGACATCACGCCGCCCGAGAAACGCGCGCGGGTCTACGGCCTCGTGGGCGCGGCGTTCAGCGGCGGCTTCGTGGCCGGGCCGCTGCTCGGCGGCTTGCTCGGCGAGTGGTCACCGCGGGCGCCGTTCTGGGCGGCGGCGGCGCTCGGGGGCATCACCTTTCTCTACGGGCTCTTCGTGCTGCCCGAGTCGCTGCCGCCCGAGAAGCGCATGGCCTTCAGCTGGAAGCGCGCCAACCCCTTCGGGGCGCTCACGCTGCTGCGCTCGCACCCCGAGCTCTCGGGCCTGGCCGGCGTGAACTTCCTGCTGCACTTCGCGCACCACCTCTTCTCGGCGGTGTTCGTGCTCTACGCGGGCTACCGCTACGGCTGGGGTGCGGCGCAGGTGGGCGGGCTGCTGGCGCTGGTGGGCATCCTCGACATGCTGATGCAAGGCGTGGTCGTCGGCCCGGTGGTCAAGCGCCTGGGCGACGGGCCGACGATGGTGCTGGGCTTGAGCTTCGGCGCGGTGGGCATCGCCTGCATGGGGCTCGCCCCCAACGGCTGGCTCTTCGTGGCGGCGATGTTCCCCAACGGCCTGTGGGGCCTGGCGATGCCCACGCTGCAGTCGCTGATGACGCGGCGGGTGTCGGAGTCGGAGCAGGGCCAGCTGCAGGGCGCGAACAACAGCGTGGCCAGCATCGCGGGCGTGCTGTCGCCGCTCTTCTTCGGCTGGGTCTACTCTGTCTCGGTGGGCAGCGAGGCCTGGGTGCACCTGCCGGGGCTCGCGTTCTTCATCGCCGCCTTGGTGCTCGCATCGGGTGCTTTGCTGGGCTGGCGCACCTCGGGGCGCGGGCGAGTCAGTTGA
- a CDS encoding AraC family transcriptional regulator, producing the protein MRDRLFLRLPEDELHGPETGPLARATLRAFAPDPTLQPLIGPLMLYRETVASDVVEHVVPDGGLRLVFNLGDAPTTGDGPGLVAGVLGASAAPARVTLRGRMHAFSVTLKPGAATALLGVPAGEFSEGHASLDALWGPHDAAELLERLADARSDAARARLVQAALRRRLREAAPVPARQAHAALRLIATGSGPLRAIAEQVGCSERRLQQLFHAHVGLPPRTWRRLLRLQDCLRRLREHGAHAPAWAELAVDCGFYDQPHLVNEFQALCGMSPTHYWHSAISHSSKTAA; encoded by the coding sequence ATGCGCGACCGCCTGTTCCTTCGCCTGCCGGAAGACGAGCTGCACGGCCCCGAGACCGGCCCGCTCGCCCGCGCGACGCTGCGCGCCTTTGCACCCGACCCCACGCTGCAGCCCCTCATCGGCCCGCTGATGCTGTACCGCGAGACCGTGGCGAGCGATGTGGTGGAGCACGTCGTGCCCGATGGCGGCCTGCGCCTGGTGTTCAACCTCGGCGATGCGCCCACCACCGGCGACGGGCCGGGCCTCGTGGCCGGCGTGCTGGGGGCTTCGGCGGCGCCGGCCCGCGTGACGCTGCGCGGGCGCATGCATGCCTTCTCGGTGACGCTCAAGCCCGGCGCGGCGACGGCCTTGCTGGGGGTGCCGGCGGGGGAGTTCAGCGAAGGCCATGCAAGCCTCGACGCCCTGTGGGGCCCGCACGACGCGGCCGAGCTGCTGGAACGCCTGGCCGACGCGCGCAGCGACGCCGCGCGGGCCCGCCTGGTGCAAGCCGCCCTGCGGCGGCGCTTGCGCGAGGCCGCCCCCGTGCCGGCACGGCAGGCGCACGCGGCGCTGCGGCTCATCGCCACCGGCAGCGGCCCGCTGCGCGCCATCGCCGAACAGGTGGGCTGCAGCGAGCGCCGCCTGCAGCAGCTCTTCCACGCACACGTCGGCCTGCCGCCGCGCACCTGGCGCCGGCTGCTGCGCCTGCAAGACTGCCTGCGGCGCCTGCGCGAACACGGCGCGCACGCGCCGGCCTGGGCCGAGCTCGCCGTCGACTGCGGCTTCTACGACCAGCCCCACCTCGTCAATGAATTCCAGGCGCTGTGCGGCATGAGCCCCACCCACTACTGGCACAGCGCGATTTCGCATTCCTCCAAGACGGCGGCCTGA
- a CDS encoding SDR family oxidoreductase, whose product MPDTSRPLQGHVAVVTGASRGAGRGIALELGAAGATVYVTGRSTRVQPAEGYDQILALSKLDRLPGNIDDTADEVSRLGGQGIAVRCDHTAEDEVRALFERVGHEQQGRLDLLVNNAWGGHESFDGMFDAPFWEHPLAHWDSMMDRGVRNHLVASRCAAPLFVERRRGLVVTTTYWDRGRYLQGNLFYDLAKSAMARLAFGIAQELKPHGVASVALSPGWMRTEFVLRGHQTDEAHWQERPALARTESPRYLGRAVAALAADPQVMGRTGEVLRVGDLARVYGFTDIDGRQPAPFEL is encoded by the coding sequence ATGCCCGACACCTCCCGCCCCTTGCAAGGCCACGTGGCCGTGGTCACCGGCGCCAGCCGCGGTGCCGGCCGCGGCATCGCGCTCGAGTTGGGCGCGGCCGGCGCCACGGTCTACGTCACCGGCCGCAGCACGCGCGTGCAGCCAGCCGAGGGGTATGACCAGATCCTTGCGCTGTCGAAGCTCGACCGCCTCCCCGGCAACATCGACGACACCGCCGACGAGGTCTCACGCCTCGGCGGCCAGGGCATCGCGGTGCGCTGCGACCACACCGCCGAAGACGAGGTGCGCGCACTCTTCGAACGCGTCGGCCACGAGCAGCAGGGCCGGCTCGACCTGCTGGTCAACAACGCCTGGGGCGGTCACGAGAGCTTCGACGGCATGTTCGACGCGCCCTTCTGGGAGCACCCGCTCGCGCACTGGGATTCGATGATGGACCGCGGCGTGCGCAACCACCTCGTCGCGAGCCGCTGCGCGGCGCCCCTCTTCGTCGAACGGCGGCGCGGCCTCGTCGTCACCACCACCTACTGGGACCGCGGGCGCTACCTCCAGGGCAACCTCTTCTACGACCTCGCGAAGTCGGCGATGGCCCGGCTCGCGTTTGGCATCGCGCAGGAGCTGAAGCCGCACGGCGTCGCCTCGGTCGCCCTGTCGCCGGGGTGGATGCGAACCGAGTTCGTGCTGCGGGGCCACCAGACTGACGAAGCGCACTGGCAGGAACGCCCGGCGCTCGCGCGAACCGAATCGCCGCGCTACCTCGGCCGCGCCGTGGCGGCGCTGGCCGCCGACCCGCAGGTGATGGGCCGCACGGGCGAAGTGCTGCGCGTGGGCGACCTGGCGCGCGTCTACGGCTTCACCGACATCGACGGCCGGCAACCGGCGCCCTTCGAGCTCTGA
- a CDS encoding GlsB/YeaQ/YmgE family stress response membrane protein: MNFIIWLIVGGLIGWVASMIMRTDAQQGVILNVVVGIVGAFLGGFLLAPLLGTGTINSNDFSIAGLGVSLLGAVILLAIVNLFRRGSAR; this comes from the coding sequence ATGAACTTCATCATCTGGCTCATCGTCGGCGGTCTCATCGGTTGGGTCGCCAGCATGATCATGCGCACCGACGCGCAACAGGGCGTGATCCTGAATGTGGTGGTCGGCATCGTGGGCGCCTTCCTCGGCGGCTTCCTGCTGGCCCCGCTGCTGGGCACCGGCACGATCAACAGCAACGACTTCAGCATCGCGGGCCTGGGGGTCTCGCTGCTGGGGGCCGTGATCCTGTTGGCCATCGTGAATCTCTTCCGTCGAGGCTCCGCACGCTGA
- the atzF gene encoding allophanate hydrolase has translation MSTSDPRTLAELQQALRSGTMTVRQLILRFLKEQTQHALSAWISRPGDDALLAQADACDAALLSQGAAIFDTQPLLGMPFGVKDNIDVAGLLTTAACKGFATEPAPAHAVAVRKLVAAGAIPVGKTNLDQFATGLVGTRSPYGAVPNSFDAARVSGGSSSGSAYVVATGQVPFALGTDTAGSGRVPAGFNNIVGLKPTPGRVSTTGLLPACRSLDCLSVLALTADDAALVLAVMEGPDPADAYSHFAPGPARLKPTLRVGIPAVPVFKGDAGYRETFAQACAQVQSLGHEVVPLDFAPLHATAELLYGGPWVAERHAAVERVLDEQPEAFDPAVRSIVESARHFSATDAFRGLYKLRAAQAETAKVWQQADVLMVPTAPAHPTMAEVAADPIGANAQLGSYTNFVNLLGWCAIALPFNFTVRGLPFGVTFIAPGGYDAALAHFGAEWQSQLTLPLGALRREVPLAPTLTRAPASAPTLAIAVVGAHLSGLPLNGQLTERGATLRRATTTAPQYRLYALPGTVPPKPGLQRVGSGGAAIAVEVWDVPLDQIGSFLALIPAPLGLGSLTLADGTSVHGFVCEALALDGARDITEFGGWRTYLASLKPAS, from the coding sequence ATGAGCACCAGCGACCCCCGCACCCTTGCAGAACTGCAGCAGGCCTTGCGCAGCGGCACCATGACGGTGCGGCAGCTGATACTGCGCTTTCTGAAAGAGCAGACCCAGCACGCGCTCTCGGCCTGGATCTCGCGGCCCGGCGACGACGCCCTGCTCGCACAGGCCGACGCCTGCGACGCCGCCCTGCTGAGCCAGGGCGCCGCCATCTTCGACACGCAGCCGCTGCTGGGCATGCCCTTCGGCGTGAAGGACAACATCGACGTTGCCGGCCTGCTCACCACCGCCGCCTGCAAGGGCTTCGCGACCGAGCCGGCACCGGCCCATGCGGTCGCGGTGCGCAAGCTCGTGGCGGCCGGGGCCATCCCCGTCGGCAAGACCAACCTCGACCAGTTCGCCACCGGCCTCGTGGGCACGCGCAGCCCGTATGGCGCGGTGCCCAACAGCTTCGACGCGGCGCGCGTGAGCGGCGGCTCAAGCTCGGGCTCGGCCTACGTGGTGGCGACGGGCCAGGTGCCGTTTGCGCTGGGCACCGACACCGCCGGCTCCGGCCGCGTGCCCGCGGGCTTCAACAACATCGTCGGCTTGAAGCCCACGCCAGGCCGCGTGAGCACCACCGGCCTGCTGCCGGCCTGCCGCAGCCTCGACTGCCTCTCGGTGCTCGCGTTGACCGCCGACGACGCCGCGCTCGTGCTCGCCGTGATGGAAGGGCCCGACCCGGCCGACGCCTACAGCCACTTCGCGCCTGGCCCCGCGCGGCTCAAGCCGACGCTGCGCGTGGGCATTCCGGCCGTGCCGGTGTTCAAGGGCGACGCCGGCTACCGCGAGACCTTCGCCCAGGCCTGCGCGCAGGTGCAGTCGCTCGGGCACGAGGTGGTGCCGCTCGACTTCGCGCCGCTGCACGCCACCGCCGAGCTGCTCTACGGCGGGCCGTGGGTGGCCGAGCGGCATGCGGCGGTGGAGCGCGTGCTCGACGAGCAGCCCGAAGCCTTCGACCCGGCGGTGAGGAGCATCGTCGAGAGCGCGCGCCACTTCAGCGCCACCGATGCCTTCCGCGGCCTCTACAAGCTGCGCGCCGCGCAGGCCGAGACCGCCAAGGTCTGGCAGCAGGCCGACGTGCTGATGGTGCCCACCGCCCCCGCGCACCCGACGATGGCCGAGGTGGCGGCCGACCCGATCGGCGCCAACGCGCAGCTCGGCAGCTACACCAACTTCGTCAACCTGCTGGGCTGGTGCGCCATCGCGCTGCCCTTCAACTTCACGGTGCGCGGCCTGCCCTTCGGCGTGACCTTCATCGCGCCGGGCGGATACGACGCCGCACTCGCGCATTTCGGTGCCGAATGGCAATCGCAGCTCACGCTGCCGCTCGGCGCGCTGCGCCGCGAGGTGCCGCTGGCGCCCACCCTCACCCGCGCGCCGGCCAGCGCGCCCACGCTCGCCATCGCTGTCGTCGGCGCGCACCTGAGCGGCCTGCCGCTCAACGGCCAGCTCACCGAGCGCGGGGCCACGCTGCGCCGGGCCACCACCACCGCGCCGCAGTACCGCCTCTACGCGCTGCCTGGCACCGTGCCGCCCAAGCCCGGCCTGCAACGCGTGGGCAGCGGCGGCGCCGCCATTGCGGTGGAGGTGTGGGACGTGCCGCTCGACCAGATCGGCTCCTTCCTCGCGCTCATTCCCGCACCGCTCGGCCTCGGCAGTCTGACGCTCGCCGACGGCACGTCGGTGCACGGCTTCGTCTGCGAAGCGCTGGCGCTCGACGGCGCGCGCGACATCACCGAATTCGGCGGCTGGCGGACGTACCTCGCGTCGCTGAAACCTGCTTCTTGA